In Ovis canadensis isolate MfBH-ARS-UI-01 breed Bighorn chromosome 15, ARS-UI_OviCan_v2, whole genome shotgun sequence, the genomic stretch TCATCTTTAAATAAGATAACCAAGAGAATGAAGCCAAGCAAATATCTGTATAAATAGATAAAATCGTAGCTATCTTCCCAACAAAAAAATTACTCTGCACATTGGCTTTTAATTCAGTTGCTTTTCTGCTTTAAATTTCCTTGGGATTCCAATTCTGTTTTTTCTGCTCCCCTAGACATGACATCTGGCTTCATTTTCCAGTCTCATTGTTCTGAACAGTTTTCTCAACAGGGAACCTGTTGGCTCTTGGACCACTTGGTCTCTTGTGTTCTTGAACTGTCCTCACATCCTTGATGAGCATACTGCTACTTTATAGAAGGGAAGAGGAATTCTGTGCATGACTGAATCACTGGGATAGTATAGATTTTGGAGGTACATATTCAGGAACAGTACAAAAGATGTTTGCCTATCTTCAGGTAATGGTAAGATGTTTTCTCAGGAGGAATGAGGATAGAAATGAAGGTGATGCATGAGATTTGAAAAGATATGGCAAGGTATTTGTGTTTAGGGTACATGATAGAAGGGGTGAGTTATAAAAGAGGGGGATTTATAGAAAAGGTCCAAAGCCATCCCATCACTTGAAAGTCAAAATAAGATCTTGAACAAAAAAAGAGATCCTCTATCTCATAGTATTAGCTGTATGAGGAAAGATGCTGGTTCTGCTGAGCCCTGAATCTCTGTGGAAGTACTGGTGGAAAGATTTGACCAGGAGACCAAGTGGTGTGTGGAACAGTGCTACTTCATTTCCGCTACATGAAAGCAGACCTTTCATAATTGGATGGAGGACTCAGGAGGCACTctggaaaagaagagaataatCCACCAAAtgtttcctctttcctttgtATCATCTGCTCTTACCCCTCTCTCTTCAGTTTATGTCACCAACGTTGTCAACTTAGGGTTGGGACCTTTCAGTAGTTGGATGATAAAATCGTAAAATTGGGAGGCTTTTCCAATTGATCTAGTTCCTTTCAttcactccataaatatttactaagcacttaTAATACACCAGGCACTATATCTGATGCTAGGGAAATTGCATGGATGTGAAAAGCCCATTACATAAACATCTACACACATCTACTGGCAATGAAATACGAAGGAAAGTGTAACATACTATGAGTCTATCTAAGTGAAGTATCAGGGAAGGAAACTTTATATAATCACTTCTATGTCACTTATACAAGCTACAGGCTGCAGATGAATATAAGCGGGCTAAGGAAAAAGGGGTCAGAGTGCAATTACAGAGAGAGGAGATAGCACTATAAAGGTCAGGACATTGAAGCAGTACAAGTGCAAGTATCCTTCTTGCACTTATGCCACAGTGAAGTCCAGGCAAGAAGTCAACCAGAAAATCATCTTGTAAAACAGTTTCATCATTCTTTGGGGTCTGAGATCTTTCTCTGGCCTCACAAAACCAGGTCTATATGTTGAAACAAAGAAACAGTGACTGGAAGAACTTCTTTGCCCGTTGGCAGTGACAAAAACACAAATTCAAAGACAATTCTTAGTACTGTTCCTAGTATATATATGACTTGGAATACTTTCCTTGAAttaaaaagatgaatggatatattaataaagggaagaaaaaaattaactggtTATATTTATCCAGATTTATGCTCCAGGAATTTGGACAGGacttaaaacaaaaatcaggACTTGTAAAGTGGTGATACTTAGGACTAAAGATCGTTTCTATCTGCCTTCCTCCCCTTGATTCAGAGCCCTGCTCTCCCTCCTTCCATTCTCTAATTTGTCTCCACTATGGTAATCTGAAGATAAACGCCAGCAAACATATAGTGTGCCTACACAGGAAGAGCCCCCTTTCTGGAAAACTGCTGATGGCGGGTGAATACCTCAGACCAAGGGAAGAGAATGGAAACCGAGATTAACAGAGGGGCATTGTTGTACTTTAAAGGAAATGGTCAGAAAAAGCCAATGAAGAAGATGGAGTCAAAGATTTGGAATCACATCTTTATGTTATTACTCTGTATCACTGTTAGCATACTTTAAAGTATTCATTCACTTCAATTAGCTTTTTCTGTAGCATTGGACTTTAATATCAAGCAGTTGTATATCGAATAGGCACTTCAACTGATTTTAGATTATCCTCTTTTGAGATCCCAGTTTTTTATGGGTACACGTCAAACCGTCTGAGGCCAGGATAATCTAGGTCTAGAGATAATACTGAGACTTTTACCAGGATACCAGCATCAGGAAGTATAGGAACCCAGGTCTTGCCAGTGGAACAGATCAATTGTGGGTATATGTAAGGGTACCTAAAGTATAGAATGGAATGGACGAGTTGTAATGGCTGAGGGACTGAGAATCTAAGAAGCAGAGCAGTGAGGTCTTGACTATATATCTCAAGACTTCCAGATTccacttaattttcttgaaacaaAGAAAGAGCCCTTACCTCGGATGGGGAGGGGTTCGGCTGCCTGAGTACACCTACTGCCCTGTGATTCATTTGAGGGATGAAGATGTTCAAGAAGATGAAGAAAGAGGTGATGGTTCTTCTGGCAGGGGAGGATGTAGGCATGTGTACAGCTGTGACTGAAATCAGAGGTCAAAGACACCTCCAGTCACATTGTCAGTCCTCTCTGGAGGTGGAAGTGGATGCCAATGAGCAGATGAGAACCTAGGCAGGATCCTGGGGAAACAAGGAGCTAAATCTCTACGCACAAGCTAAATTCTCCTTGTGAGAAAACCTTCAGAGCCTTGGCATCATTCTAACTGAATTCTTGAACCCGGGTACTCAGATTTTCAGGTATTCCTATCTTACTGGGAGCCATGAAAAAACATGAGAAGGAAATTGactaaaaaggtataaaaggagCTGCCCAATGGAGATTCTATACACCAGCCTCACTGTCCCTGGGGTGACAGTAAGCTGGGGCCCTGTCCTGGGAGAGGCATCATGGTCTCATCCCTTCAGCTGACATGACCTCCCCTGAAAATGCTGCTCcaggaaacaaaattttaatgaatCTCCCAGGCATATCTCCTGGCCTCCAACTCCAGCAAACTTTACCCACTAAATGAGCTCTGAGGCATGAGGGCTATGCTTCCCTCACATGGATTTACCGAGGCTGTTTCCAAAGTCCTACTAAATAGACAGTATCAGTGAATGACCTAAGAAGCAAGGGCCCCTGGTTAGCTCTCTTTCCAAATTACAAAGTGTATCTTGTGGGTTCTGTAAATGCTGCCACTCCCCGTCTCCCAAGTTGTGCCTCTAGCCTGGGCCATTATCAGCCAGAGAGAAATGAACTTTGCAGTGCTTCTGTTCGTATCAGGCCTTCCTTCCTTGAGCTTTAATTAGCATCAAAGCACTGATTTATTGGACCTTTCTATACTTTTATGTTTCTtgtttctccctttttctttcattaattcatGAGTACACATGTGTGCATATTCCTACGCTCAGTTCAAGTGGACTCAGCTGCTTCTAAGATAATGAATGATACAGCACCTGCCTCTATCCATCACTGCTTCAGTTCAGGCCATTCCCTCACCCAGTCTTTTGCCAGGTCCTCCTCATTGTTTAGTCGTTCTTTAGTCActtatttttccagaaaattctgaaaaattctgCTGCTGAAgttatatcttttttctttcaattttaagcaaatgaaaaatacattttttatgttCTGATTATAAAAAGAATATGCTCAAGAAAATTATTGCAGAAgtacaacaaaagaaataaaatacaagattttttaatttttctcattaaaaaaacatACCCAAAAGAAGGTTTTACACATGTGAAATGTAAGAGCACAttattcacaattaaaaaaaacaaacaaactggaaaCAAGCTTTATGTCCATCAACAGTGGAATAGATAAATATTCACACAAAAGAGTATCATGCAGCAATCAAAACAAAGGAACCAGAAGGACATACAACCAAACAAATAATTCAGCAAtttaatattaagtgaaaaaaagagcCCTAAAGATTATGTATCATGGTACTTCATTTATAAGGTTAAAaattcagataattttttttaattggcagataATTGTTTTACTATGTTGTgtcggtttctgctgtacaacagtgtgaattagtcataattatacatatatgagcctccctccctgctctcatcccacctctctaggtcatcaccaagcaccaggctgggctccctgtgttatacagtggcTTCCCACTAGTTGTCTGTTTCCCACAcgatagtatatatatgtcaatactacTTTCTTAATTAGTCCCACCCttttcttcccccactgtgtccacagtctCTTTTGCATGTCTGTGTCCCTGTTTTTGCAAAtagggatttttttaaataaaaagtatggAACACTTTTATAAGAAAAAGGAATAACTTTTATAAGGTTAAAAACTCAGATAAAATCTTTTTAGAGGAATATTTGTGGATTCAGTAAAACTGTATAAAATAGAGCAAAAGAGAATGATGGACGTAGGATCTGGAATAACTAGTTACTACACTGAAGGGAATCAGAGAGAAGGATAATGTATTGAATAATTATTCAATATTAatacttttttaattttctgaattatACTATTATTAATTATTTGGGACTTAGTCATACTATATTAGAACTGGAAAGGAATTGAAATATCATATAATTTAATCCCATATTGATTTTATAAGTGAGGATTCTTGTTGCcaacaacaaaagataaaaaatgaataacaaaaCCACTGCCTGCAGGCACCTATCCaatatcttttcttctttgatgGGCAACCTTTCAGTTCTAATTCTTTTTGACTATCCTTTTGCATTGTCACTATTGAGTACCTCTCATTTCTTAAATCTTTTCCTCCTTATATTTATGACACACCACTATGGCCAGATTCCCTTTACAGATCTtggatttttattaattttgtcaTTCCATCTTTCAAGTTGGTTTTAATCAGGATGTTTCCAAATGAATAAAGATAATTTCAGAGATAGAAGTcccataaacacaaaaataagcaATAATGGAGATAGAGAGTGACTAGAAGGCATGTTGTCTTAGACTGTATGTTTCGTGAAGGCCCCTAGAGAGCTGATAGTTTTGTTGAGAATGAACTGTCAATGTTGAGTACAAGTTAAGTGCACCAAGGCTGATTAGCAGAATATTTCAGATGCAAGGAATTTCCAGTGCTAATGATTAGAGGTTGAATGCACTTTTCATttttgaggaagaaaaggaaagtcatTGTGGCTAGAATATAATGAATATAGACCTCCCAGACATTTTAATAAAGAAGCTCAGCGTGAGTTAACTAAGAAAATTATAGAGATTAAAACATTAGTTAGATAATATGAtcaatgagattttttaaaaattaaaaaaaaaatttttttttgttttgttttaattgtgaTCCTGTGTTCatgcagcttctcttgttgctcagcaggtaaagaatccgcctgcaatgcaggagacccaggttcaatccctgggtagggaagatcccctggagaaggcaatggctacccagcccagtattctggcctggagaattccttggactgtatagtccatggggtcacaaagaactggacatgattaagcaactttcacttacttaaTGCTCATGCAAATTTCCAAgtttaattttccatttaatcATTGTCTTTCTCCTAAAAAGAAGGCATGACCAcgcagttttccatagtggctgcaccaatttacaactccatcaacaatgtaggaggattcctttttctccataccacCACTaggatttgttatttgtagactttttaataatggccattttgaccagtgtgaggtgacttctaatagttttgatttgcatttcgcaACTAGCAGTGTTGGGTGTCTTTTTAGGTGACAGTTGGCCAACTGActggtggcattagtggtaaagaatctacctgccagtgcaggagatgcaagagatgcaggttcaatccccgggtcaagaagatcccctggagtaagaaatggcaacccgctccagtattctcacttgggaaattccatgaacagaggagcctggtgggctacagtccatagggttgtgctcagttggacacgactgaacacacacacagtgacaatgactgtcttctttggaggaatgtctgtttcggtcttctgctcattttttgattgggttggttttttgttattgagttggatgagctgtttgtgttttggaaattaagttcTTGGttccatcatttgcaaatatttttcccagtccataggttttcattttgttcatggtttcctctgctgtgcaaaagtttgtaAAATATTCCTTCTTTATTTAGCTTTTGAAAGAGTTACCTCTTAAAAGAGTTATACTTGTGTTATCTTGTGAATTTCAAGTTTTTTAAGAAAGGCATTAAGTTACTCATATTTTGAGATTCTGGGCATAGTGTTTTCATAGGGTAGgcattcagtgaatatttgtagAGAAGAAAATCAACTGAGGTAAACaaggcaaggagagaaaagaatgaagctagtAGAGCTATTGTTATCTATCAAAGTAgtcaaagtaattttttaaaatgtcaataatcATTGCCTCTGAATGCTGACTATCTTCCAgccagttttctcagagctccCTTCACATCCTTGTTCCTCAGGCTGTAAATTATAGGGTTCAACATTGAAGTCATAACTGAATAGAACAAAGAAATGACCTTATCCCTTTCATTCATTGTCTTGGAATTGGGTCTCATGTAGGCAAATATTCCAGAACCATAGTAGAGAACCACAACAGTGAGATGGGAGCTACAGGTAGAGAACACCTTGAGCCTGCCCTCCCCTGACTGCATCCGAATCACAGTGGAGATAATATGCCAATAAGAGACCAGGATGAGAGAGACAGGAGCTAGGAGAACAATCACACCCATTGAAAAGAGGGCCATTTCAGCATTGTAGGTGTCTGCAGAAGCCAGCTTCAGGAGTGCAGGAGGTTCACAAAAATAGTGATTAATTATGTTCTGTCCCTGGTAGGGGAGACAGAGTGTAAATGCACTGTCCACTGAACATACAAATGCCCCACTGATCCAGGACACTATGGCCAGCTGGACACAAACCCTGTGGTTCATGAGAGTAGAATAGTGTAGGGGCCTGAAGACTGCCACATAACGGTCATAGGACATCATTGCCAGAAGAGCACACTCTGTACACCCTGCTAGGAGGAAGACAACTATCTGTAGTGAGCACCCAGCAAAggaaatggttttctttttcacaaGGAAGTGGACCAACATCTGGGGAACGATGCTTGTAGAGAAACAAAGATCAACAAAGGACAAGTTTttgaggaaaaagtacatgggagTGTGAAGTCGAGGGTCAGTTTGGATAAGGATTATTATGAGCAGGTTTCCAAAAACAGAGAGAAGGTAAATGATCAGGAAAACACAGAACAACAAGATTTGGATCTTTGGATCCTGTGAAAGTCCCAGCAAGGTAAATTCAAGCACAAAAGTTTGGTTTCCTTCTCCCATTGATGTTTGTCCCTGTTTACCTGTCATCAGAAGGAGAGTAGATGCATTCTGAATGTTTGATTTCACAAGCTTTATA encodes the following:
- the LOC138420594 gene encoding olfactory receptor 2D3-like, coding for MGEGNQTFVLEFTLLGLSQDPKIQILLFCVFLIIYLLSVFGNLLIIILIQTDPRLHTPMYFFLKNLSFVDLCFSTSIVPQMLVHFLVKKKTISFAGCSLQIVVFLLAGCTECALLAMMSYDRYVAVFRPLHYSTLMNHRVCVQLAIVSWISGAFVCSVDSAFTLCLPYQGQNIINHYFCEPPALLKLASADTYNAEMALFSMGVIVLLAPVSLILVSYWHIISTVIRMQSGEGRLKVFSTCSSHLTVVVLYYGSGIFAYMRPNSKTMNERDKVISLFYSVMTSMLNPIIYSLRNKDVKGALRKLAGR